In Arthrobacter sp. StoSoilB5, one genomic interval encodes:
- a CDS encoding GntR family transcriptional regulator, with translation MTDPIELGARHQQVDVRAKTVESLVDALQERISDGEFGVGSWIRQERLAEEYGVSRMPIREALHRLQALGVVEIVANRGARVQMPSMRDIAEAYEVRGVLEGHAAYRAARACTQADIDRLHQAGKWFDEAAAQARAGAKAAAKDLWYKANELFHSTVIQAAGNAQLSTSISALHHRMPRNLTWSALGGDSRLLADNAAEHMKIAQAIENRDAQSARELTIEHSAHARELVEIHVQRSTPQR, from the coding sequence ATGACGGATCCCATTGAGCTCGGAGCCAGACATCAGCAGGTGGACGTCCGCGCAAAAACTGTGGAGTCATTGGTCGACGCCCTGCAGGAACGAATCAGCGACGGAGAATTCGGCGTCGGCTCCTGGATCCGCCAGGAGCGGCTGGCCGAAGAATACGGAGTCAGCCGGATGCCCATCAGGGAAGCGCTGCACCGACTGCAGGCGCTCGGGGTCGTCGAAATTGTCGCCAACAGGGGCGCCCGGGTTCAGATGCCCTCCATGCGTGACATTGCCGAGGCCTATGAAGTTCGCGGTGTTCTTGAGGGCCACGCAGCATACCGGGCCGCGCGAGCCTGCACACAGGCGGATATCGACCGCCTGCACCAGGCAGGTAAGTGGTTCGATGAAGCTGCTGCCCAGGCGCGAGCCGGAGCCAAGGCAGCGGCCAAGGACCTCTGGTACAAAGCAAATGAACTCTTTCACAGCACCGTTATCCAAGCCGCCGGAAATGCACAGCTCAGCACAAGTATCAGCGCACTCCACCACCGAATGCCCAGAAACCTCACCTGGTCGGCTCTTGGCGGGGATTCGCGGCTGTTGGCCGACAATGCTGCGGAGCATATGAAAATCGCCCAAGCGATTGAGAACCGCGATGCTCAGTCTGCCCGGGAGCTGACAATAGAGCACAGTGCACATGCCCGCGAGCTCGTCGAAATTCACGTGCAACGTTCCACCCCTCAGCGGTGA
- a CDS encoding gamma-glutamyltransferase codes for MSASTHWLATASAQSVLERGGNAFDAAAAAGFVLHVVEPHLNGPAGDLVAIYAPHGREPQVLMGQGPAPAKATIEHFTSEGLTSVPGAGALAAAVPGAVEAWLLLLAKQGTWELAEVLGYAIHYAENGHPIGKQAATVIETMAGHFEEHWPSSAAQWTPQGRLPAAGENVKNSAYAMVLRKLIAAGHNASTREARIQAALTEWKEGFVAKSLVEFARAPHRHSSGTDHAGVIQLSDFANFAASIESPLALEFHGTEIVKAGFWSQGPVLLQVLSILKNFDDRHLDPSTALGAHTVIEAMKLAMADRDSYYGDSCTPKVNLAELFSDAYGKERASQISDYASTSFRPGSLHGISPRPPELRASADEPSVLGAGEPTVRISGETRGDTCHLDVVDKDGNMISATPSGGWLQSSPVIPELGFPLGTRLQMSWLDETSPSALRPGRRPRTTLSPTLLMRRGHAVAALGSPGGDQQDQWQLLYLLRTLVGGYTPQEAIDAPTFHTSALASSFWPRTWNATGVVAESRLPADVIAELRERGHDVTVVDGWSLGRMSTVTREPSTGELGAAANPRGNQGYAAGR; via the coding sequence ATGAGCGCCTCAACGCATTGGCTGGCGACAGCCAGCGCGCAGTCGGTTTTGGAACGGGGCGGAAACGCGTTCGACGCTGCTGCGGCCGCCGGCTTCGTCCTGCACGTCGTTGAACCGCATTTGAATGGTCCTGCCGGCGACTTGGTAGCCATTTACGCACCCCACGGACGTGAACCTCAGGTCCTCATGGGCCAGGGACCTGCCCCCGCGAAGGCAACCATCGAGCACTTCACCTCTGAAGGGCTCACCTCGGTGCCCGGTGCTGGCGCTCTGGCGGCCGCCGTCCCTGGAGCCGTGGAGGCCTGGCTGCTCCTGCTAGCCAAACAGGGAACCTGGGAGCTGGCCGAAGTGCTCGGGTATGCCATCCACTATGCCGAAAACGGCCATCCCATAGGTAAGCAAGCAGCCACGGTCATTGAGACCATGGCTGGTCATTTCGAAGAACACTGGCCCAGCTCCGCGGCCCAGTGGACACCACAGGGCAGACTGCCAGCGGCGGGCGAGAACGTCAAGAACAGCGCCTATGCCATGGTCTTGCGCAAACTGATCGCAGCAGGCCACAACGCGAGTACACGTGAAGCGCGCATCCAGGCAGCACTGACGGAATGGAAGGAGGGCTTCGTAGCTAAGTCTCTGGTGGAATTCGCCCGCGCTCCCCACCGCCACTCGTCCGGCACCGACCATGCAGGAGTGATTCAGCTCAGCGATTTCGCAAACTTCGCCGCTTCCATCGAAAGTCCGCTGGCCTTGGAATTCCATGGCACAGAAATCGTAAAGGCCGGGTTCTGGTCCCAGGGTCCCGTACTGTTGCAAGTCCTGTCGATCTTAAAGAATTTTGACGACAGGCATCTTGACCCCTCAACAGCTCTCGGCGCGCACACCGTCATAGAAGCCATGAAGTTGGCAATGGCCGATCGTGATTCCTATTACGGTGACTCGTGCACGCCAAAGGTGAATCTCGCTGAGCTCTTCTCCGATGCATACGGCAAAGAAAGAGCCAGCCAAATCTCGGACTACGCGTCGACGTCCTTCAGGCCTGGATCCTTGCACGGGATCTCTCCCCGACCTCCCGAGCTTAGAGCATCCGCTGACGAGCCGTCTGTACTCGGGGCGGGCGAACCTACAGTTCGGATATCCGGAGAAACCCGTGGCGACACCTGCCATTTGGATGTCGTCGACAAGGACGGCAATATGATCAGCGCAACGCCCTCCGGCGGATGGTTACAGTCCTCGCCCGTCATACCCGAGCTCGGGTTCCCCCTGGGGACGCGACTCCAAATGTCCTGGCTGGACGAGACTTCCCCGTCGGCGCTCCGGCCGGGCAGAAGGCCAAGGACAACGCTGAGCCCGACGCTTCTTATGCGCAGGGGGCATGCCGTGGCTGCCCTCGGTTCGCCGGGGGGAGACCAGCAGGACCAGTGGCAGCTGCTCTATCTCCTCCGGACCCTTGTGGGTGGCTATACGCCTCAGGAGGCCATCGATGCTCCAACCTTCCATACCAGCGCCTTGGCGAGTTCATTCTGGCCCCGCACGTGGAACGCGACCGGAGTCGTAGCCGAGAGCCGCCTTCCAGCCGACGTAATCGCTGAACTGCGAGAGCGTGGCCATGATGTCACCGTGGTGGACGGCTGGTCTCTGGGAAGGATGTCTACCGTGACGAGGGAGCCATCCACTGGCGAATTAGGGGCAGCCGCCAACCCCCGTGGAAATCAAGGGTATGCCGCCGGCCGATAA
- a CDS encoding Lrp/AsnC family transcriptional regulator, protein MISIDRLDAELLRRLHGNARAGVAELAGLLGISRNTVLGRLQRLETAGILKGFRPVMDLEAAGIPVQAFIGLELDQRKLSSVVEALSRIPEVLEVTTQAGREDLMVRVASTTLQGVQSAAARMVDIPGVRHTNTTLTVSTPLPYRVQPLLDHLTRDSGWGRSTPLPVESHPPKRFD, encoded by the coding sequence ATGATCAGCATTGATCGGCTTGACGCCGAGCTCCTTAGGCGCCTTCACGGCAACGCGCGGGCAGGCGTAGCAGAACTTGCGGGGCTCTTGGGCATCTCCCGCAATACCGTCCTGGGTAGACTCCAGCGCCTGGAAACTGCGGGGATATTGAAGGGCTTCAGGCCTGTCATGGACCTGGAGGCCGCCGGCATACCCGTTCAGGCATTCATTGGCTTGGAGCTGGACCAACGAAAACTCTCCAGTGTCGTAGAAGCGCTTAGTCGCATTCCCGAGGTCTTGGAGGTCACCACTCAAGCTGGCCGGGAGGACCTCATGGTCAGAGTCGCGTCGACAACCCTTCAAGGAGTGCAGTCCGCCGCTGCCAGAATGGTGGACATCCCCGGAGTGCGGCACACCAACACGACACTCACAGTTTCGACGCCCTTGCCCTATCGGGTTCAGCCGCTTTTGGACCACCTGACGAGGGATTCCGGTTGGGGAAGGTCAACACCTTTGCCCGTGGAATCTCATCCACCAAAAAGATTCGATTAA